A region of Nostoc sp. 'Peltigera membranacea cyanobiont' N6 DNA encodes the following proteins:
- a CDS encoding DEAD/DEAH box helicase — MAITVKLNELIQQPENAILSISTLLGQKLALLDCSGVVAVTPEQLTLLFTAIPETWQSTEIKEVFDFSTITPTFNHQLQDWINQRLGYIQPQTSITDYELTSTNDLDIFNFRNEVIGDYRRYIESFLKIRDRKVKEFVDAELNKGQLWTDPLVQLNPSYKKGATVKELVQQQTLHPDCEKYFYKKDGTPFTFHYHQKQAFETAQRQEPYVVTTGTGSGKSMTYVVPIFNDLLRHPEISGVRAILVYPMNALINSQKEELDKFLRQVSNTHIRVEQYTGQESSTRRTEIQDNPPHILLTNYVMLELMLSRTHENKLVESPNLKFLVLDELHTYRGRQGADVAILIRKLRQRNKSNDELLCIGTSATMSTVGSREQRRQVVADVASKLFGAEIEPSNVIDETLERSIQRVEPTIEQLCQGILSGLPTELEQTLTEFRNHSLSYWIEMNFGLEEREGHLVRRQPISLETGATKLAQQTQLLEETCLTVLKQMFLWGSKINGLAFRLHQFISQGGSVYATIENREKRHLTLEGQYTTTDNRLLYPLVFCRECGQDYYVVRYDADKHIILPQLPTALDISPDDADITEGYLTLDEPELWDTSDEDRLPDSWFSETKKKGRVAKKDFARFIPRKLQILPNGKVTSSLLQGTTCWFIPKPFLTCLNCGVLHDKKRNEFAKLSRLSSEGRSTATTLLCLSTTSRLKKVFTGEEAKAAKILSFTDNRQDASLQAGHFNDFVQTSFLRAALLGAIQAKGQLTHSELASVVVQYMGITQNDYAKQAAEFGVGKRRNEEAFRKLIEYRLYEDLRRGWRIVQPNLEQCGLLIIEYDGLQEACADKNLWQKHRHSLLLQASPQERFIITQAFLNHLRRELAIDAKLLQPDQKDSLKSEVIQALKEPWVFDENEYLYLATWATISTGGNEKAKVKLTTRSKIGRFLRSPNTWSLRSQLLTDVEFNSLITTLIDALCDAGYLVQEKSEVQLRIDSLLWKATNLKEIPTDPLTSRRLQGNDQPNISVNQFFQGFYQTNALQIQTMEGREHTGQVSNKDRQEREEKFRQGQLAALFCSPTMELGIDISDLSVVHLRNVPPSPANYAQRSGRAGRSGQQALVITYASIGSGHDQYFFKRQNQMVAGVVAPPKLELANQDLIKSHVYSIWLAHTGVYLEDSMNKILDLELENYPLKDRIRQELTLSQSKLTQCLQAAQSIFSDFFCQEDLQKASWYSVNWLQLTIENALNAFDRACKRWRELYTESVKQLESARRTIDRFARGDVAQEERNNAEAQAREAQRQIDLLVGHSQGKSNSQFEFYPYRYFAAEGFLPGFNFPRLPVRAFIPAGEGGEFISRPRSMALREFAPNNILYYEGSKFMVVKTKVPVGGIEGEYKRVSVCANCGYYHDGDFRDTCENCGAEIKPDAYGNVAKLTRVLPMETAIARRRERITCDEEERLKYGYNITTHFRYASQKRESAIIQAADGTPLFKLTYGATATIWRINRGLKRNREERGFKLNPTTGVWGDHKNLQTQQTPDSLHTEVNLMVDDTCNILIVEPLNVPVEDREAFIATLQYTLETAIQAVYKLEADELDSERLGEGKYLLFWEAAEGGAGVLSQLLEKPEAFRKIADAAFDICHFTQPKDSCIQACYECLLSYRNQFDHALINRHLIKPWLDLLLESSVITQVKGLSRDQQYQKLLEQTDPNSDFERVVLQEIYQRGYKLPDAAQKFIPEANCKPDFVYEEEAIAVFCDGSVHDSPDKRQQDKIERDNLRYETGYTVLTLSHSEGWQTELLVLASL; from the coding sequence CCCTAGTTCAACTCAATCCCAGTTACAAAAAAGGTGCAACAGTTAAAGAGTTAGTACAACAGCAAACGCTTCATCCAGACTGCGAGAAATATTTCTACAAAAAAGACGGCACACCCTTTACTTTTCACTACCACCAAAAGCAAGCATTTGAAACCGCACAACGCCAAGAACCTTACGTTGTTACCACAGGTACAGGTTCCGGTAAAAGCATGACTTACGTTGTGCCGATCTTCAATGATTTATTGCGTCATCCCGAAATTTCAGGAGTCAGGGCAATATTGGTTTATCCCATGAATGCCTTAATTAACTCACAAAAAGAAGAACTTGACAAATTTTTACGCCAAGTTTCTAACACCCACATTCGCGTTGAACAATACACTGGGCAAGAAAGTTCAACTAGAAGAACCGAAATTCAAGATAATCCACCCCATATTTTGCTCACCAATTACGTGATGCTAGAGTTAATGCTCTCACGTACTCACGAAAATAAACTGGTCGAGTCTCCCAATTTAAAATTCCTGGTACTGGATGAATTACACACCTATCGCGGACGACAAGGCGCAGACGTTGCCATATTGATTCGCAAACTCCGTCAGCGTAACAAAAGTAATGACGAATTACTCTGCATTGGCACAAGTGCCACCATGTCAACGGTCGGTTCGCGCGAACAACGCCGTCAGGTTGTGGCAGATGTCGCTAGTAAGTTATTTGGCGCAGAAATTGAACCCAGTAATGTCATTGATGAAACCCTAGAACGTTCTATCCAACGTGTTGAACCTACTATTGAACAACTGTGCCAAGGAATCTTGTCAGGTTTACCAACCGAGTTAGAACAAACACTAACAGAATTCCGAAACCATTCCCTGAGCTACTGGATCGAGATGAACTTCGGTTTAGAAGAAAGAGAAGGGCATCTCGTTCGCCGTCAACCCATCAGCTTAGAAACAGGTGCAACCAAACTTGCCCAACAAACCCAGCTTCTAGAGGAAACTTGTTTAACAGTCCTCAAACAGATGTTCCTGTGGGGAAGCAAGATTAATGGACTTGCTTTTCGCCTACATCAATTCATTTCCCAAGGGGGAAGCGTTTACGCCACTATTGAAAATCGAGAAAAACGCCATTTAACCCTTGAAGGTCAATATACAACCACCGACAACCGCCTACTTTATCCCCTCGTTTTTTGCCGGGAATGTGGACAGGATTATTATGTCGTTCGCTACGATGCCGATAAGCATATTATCCTGCCCCAATTGCCCACTGCATTAGATATTAGTCCTGATGATGCAGATATTACCGAAGGTTATCTCACCCTCGATGAACCAGAACTTTGGGATACAAGCGATGAAGATAGACTTCCTGACTCTTGGTTTAGTGAAACAAAAAAGAAAGGACGGGTTGCCAAAAAAGACTTTGCACGATTTATTCCTCGCAAACTCCAAATTCTACCCAATGGTAAAGTTACATCCTCCTTGTTGCAAGGAACCACTTGTTGGTTTATTCCTAAGCCCTTTCTGACCTGTCTGAACTGCGGCGTACTTCATGATAAGAAGCGAAACGAATTTGCTAAACTCTCTCGCCTCAGTAGCGAAGGACGCAGTACCGCTACCACTCTGCTTTGTCTTTCTACCACCAGCCGCCTCAAGAAAGTCTTCACAGGCGAGGAAGCTAAAGCTGCCAAAATCCTCAGTTTTACTGATAATCGTCAAGATGCTTCATTACAAGCAGGGCATTTCAATGATTTTGTCCAAACCAGTTTCTTACGGGCTGCACTTTTAGGCGCAATTCAAGCCAAAGGGCAACTCACCCACAGCGAATTAGCTAGTGTAGTCGTCCAATACATGGGAATTACTCAAAACGACTATGCCAAGCAAGCAGCAGAGTTTGGTGTTGGGAAGCGACGCAATGAAGAAGCCTTTCGCAAACTGATTGAATATCGCCTTTACGAAGACTTGCGTCGGGGATGGCGCATTGTTCAACCCAACCTTGAACAGTGCGGACTGTTGATAATTGAGTATGACGGACTCCAAGAAGCCTGTGCTGACAAGAATCTTTGGCAAAAACATCGCCATTCTTTACTATTGCAAGCCAGTCCTCAAGAACGTTTCATCATTACCCAAGCATTCCTGAACCATCTGAGGCGAGAATTGGCAATTGATGCCAAACTTTTACAACCAGACCAAAAAGATTCACTTAAAAGCGAAGTTATTCAAGCTCTTAAAGAACCTTGGGTATTTGATGAGAACGAATATTTATACTTAGCAACTTGGGCAACTATTAGTACTGGTGGTAATGAAAAAGCGAAAGTCAAACTTACTACTAGAAGTAAAATTGGACGATTTTTGCGATCGCCAAATACATGGTCACTCCGCAGCCAACTTTTAACAGATGTAGAGTTCAACAGCTTAATCACTACTTTAATTGATGCTTTGTGTGATGCTGGCTACCTAGTGCAAGAAAAATCTGAGGTACAGCTACGCATAGACTCACTACTATGGAAAGCAACCAACCTCAAGGAAATCCCTACCGATCCCTTAACATCACGTCGCTTGCAAGGTAACGATCAACCCAATATATCAGTTAACCAATTTTTCCAGGGTTTCTACCAAACCAACGCCTTGCAAATCCAAACAATGGAAGGGCGAGAACATACCGGACAGGTAAGCAACAAAGACCGTCAAGAACGGGAAGAAAAGTTCCGTCAAGGACAATTAGCTGCATTGTTTTGTTCTCCGACAATGGAATTAGGTATTGACATTTCCGACCTTAGCGTTGTCCATCTCCGAAACGTTCCTCCTAGCCCTGCTAATTACGCTCAACGTAGTGGTCGCGCTGGTAGAAGTGGACAGCAAGCTTTAGTCATTACTTATGCTTCCATTGGTAGCGGTCACGATCAATACTTTTTTAAACGACAAAATCAAATGGTTGCTGGGGTAGTTGCTCCACCAAAACTAGAATTAGCCAACCAGGATTTAATTAAATCTCATGTTTACTCGATTTGGCTGGCACATACTGGGGTTTACTTGGAAGACTCCATGAATAAAATCTTGGATTTGGAATTAGAAAACTATCCCCTCAAAGACAGAATTCGCCAAGAACTTACCCTAAGCCAATCCAAATTAACCCAATGTCTGCAAGCCGCTCAGTCTATTTTCTCAGATTTTTTCTGTCAAGAGGATCTGCAAAAAGCTTCTTGGTATTCTGTAAATTGGTTACAGTTAACCATTGAAAATGCTTTGAATGCTTTTGACCGAGCCTGTAAGCGCTGGCGAGAATTGTACACAGAATCAGTCAAGCAGTTAGAATCTGCCCGTCGCACTATTGACCGTTTTGCTAGAGGTGATGTTGCCCAGGAAGAACGCAACAACGCGGAAGCACAGGCACGAGAAGCACAACGACAAATTGATTTACTCGTAGGACACAGCCAAGGCAAGAGTAATTCCCAGTTTGAATTTTATCCCTATCGTTACTTTGCTGCCGAAGGGTTTTTACCAGGATTTAACTTCCCCCGTTTGCCAGTCCGAGCATTTATTCCAGCTGGTGAAGGTGGTGAATTCATCTCTCGCCCCCGCTCAATGGCATTAAGGGAATTTGCTCCTAACAACATTCTTTACTACGAAGGTAGTAAATTCATGGTGGTCAAAACAAAAGTTCCTGTTGGTGGGATTGAAGGCGAGTATAAACGGGTGAGTGTCTGCGCTAACTGCGGGTATTACCATGACGGTGATTTTCGTGATACTTGTGAAAACTGCGGCGCAGAAATTAAACCTGATGCTTATGGCAATGTAGCCAAATTGACTCGTGTACTGCCAATGGAAACTGCGATCGCTCGTCGTCGAGAACGCATTACCTGCGACGAAGAGGAACGGCTCAAGTACGGCTACAACATTACCACTCATTTCCGCTACGCTAGCCAAAAGCGGGAATCAGCTATTATTCAAGCTGCTGATGGTACGCCACTGTTCAAATTAACCTATGGAGCTACAGCTACCATTTGGCGAATTAATCGGGGACTGAAGAGGAATAGAGAAGAACGAGGATTTAAGCTCAATCCAACAACAGGTGTATGGGGCGACCATAAAAATCTACAGACTCAACAGACACCCGACAGCTTGCATACCGAAGTGAATTTAATGGTCGATGATACTTGCAATATCTTAATTGTTGAGCCATTAAATGTTCCTGTTGAGGACAGAGAAGCTTTTATTGCCACCTTGCAATACACTTTAGAAACTGCAATTCAAGCCGTTTACAAATTAGAAGCTGATGAACTCGACTCCGAACGACTAGGCGAAGGCAAGTATTTACTGTTCTGGGAAGCTGCTGAAGGTGGTGCAGGTGTACTCTCTCAGCTATTAGAAAAACCAGAGGCATTTAGAAAAATTGCTGATGCAGCTTTCGACATTTGTCATTTTACACAACCTAAAGACAGTTGTATTCAAGCTTGTTATGAATGCTTGCTCTCTTACCGCAATCAATTTGACCATGCACTGATAAATCGTCACCTAATCAAACCTTGGCTTGACCTCTTACTGGAGAGTAGCGTTATTACTCAAGTCAAAGGGCTTTCTCGCGATCAGCAATATCAAAAATTGCTGGAACAGACAGACCCTAACTCTGATTTTGAGCGTGTGGTTTTGCAGGAAATTTATCAACGGGGCTACAAATTACCCGATGCTGCTCAGAAATTTATTCCAGAGGCAAACTGTAAACCAGATTTTGTTTATGAGGAGGAGGCGATCGCTGTTTTTTGTGATGGTTCAGTGCATGATAGCCCTGATAAACGCCAGCAAGATAAAATTGAGCGCGATAATCTTAGGTACGAGACTGGTTATACTGTCCTTACCCTAAGCCATAGTGAAGGTTGGCAAACTGAATTGCTTGTTTTAGCAAGTTTATAA
- the ybaK gene encoding Cys-tRNA(Pro) deacylase encodes MKTNAARLLDKLGIAYQILSYEVDPDDLAAESTAHKVGLPPEQVFKTLVVRGDTTGICFAVVPGNAQLDLKALARISGNHKVETVALKEVQPLTGYIRGGVTALASKKDYPVYLDETATLFDQITVSGGMRGMLLLLSPSDYLRAVNGTLGAIVQNKGQWMDLF; translated from the coding sequence ATGAAAACTAATGCTGCTCGACTACTGGATAAACTAGGTATTGCATACCAAATCCTGAGCTATGAAGTAGATCCGGATGATCTCGCTGCTGAGAGTACAGCACACAAAGTTGGTCTTCCGCCAGAGCAAGTTTTTAAAACTCTAGTAGTTAGAGGTGACACAACAGGTATCTGTTTTGCTGTTGTACCGGGAAATGCTCAGTTGGACTTAAAAGCTTTAGCTCGAATTTCAGGAAACCACAAAGTTGAGACAGTTGCCCTCAAGGAAGTGCAGCCATTAACAGGATACATCCGTGGAGGTGTGACAGCTTTAGCTAGTAAAAAAGACTATCCAGTTTACCTTGATGAAACGGCAACTCTATTTGACCAGATCACTGTTTCTGGTGGAATGCGAGGTATGTTGCTTTTGCTGTCCCCATCTGATTATTTACGTGCCGTTAATGGCACTTTGGGAGCAATTGTACAAAATAAGGGTCAGTGGATGGATTTGTTCTAG
- a CDS encoding nuclease-related domain-containing protein, whose translation MNKPVNDSEEFVYQVCNKSFLSLWSYANPTGKNSKELCDILVVCEPDIIIISVKDIKLTDSGDIETDWQRWLRKAVKGSVDQIYGAEKRIKSTSHVIRSDGSQGLSFPSSDVQRIHRIAVALGGDNKVPIEFGDFGKGFIHVFDRVSFEIILRELDTITDFVQYLIDKENLYYSGKETVFEGYEEDLLGYYIHNGRSYPQDFDVIILGSNIWDEIINKPEYKAKKEADRNSYMWDKLIENISEDVLNNNLEFGPDLNQSELALRAMARETLFVRRILGKSFSDFMDLAAQRIIESRTLISPESNIAYVFLAKPHGEDRQYRVSELGGRCFVVRGLQQNCKTIIGIATEQYQPGKGFSFDIIYLHKQTWTAEDQKQLEYAQREFGWFASPQQKSVHEQEYPTN comes from the coding sequence ATGAATAAACCTGTTAATGATTCAGAAGAATTTGTTTACCAAGTCTGCAATAAATCCTTTCTTTCTCTATGGAGCTATGCAAATCCTACAGGTAAGAATTCTAAAGAGCTATGTGATATTCTTGTTGTGTGTGAACCAGATATCATTATTATTAGTGTCAAAGATATTAAGCTAACTGATAGTGGCGATATTGAAACGGATTGGCAACGCTGGCTTAGGAAAGCTGTTAAGGGTTCAGTAGATCAAATCTATGGTGCTGAAAAACGCATTAAATCGACCTCCCATGTAATCCGAAGCGATGGCAGCCAGGGTTTATCCTTTCCATCATCAGACGTGCAGCGTATCCATCGTATTGCTGTTGCGTTGGGTGGAGATAATAAGGTTCCAATTGAATTTGGTGATTTTGGTAAGGGATTTATTCATGTATTCGATAGGGTTTCCTTTGAGATAATACTAAGAGAACTTGATACAATAACGGATTTTGTACAATACCTTATTGACAAAGAAAATTTATATTATTCGGGTAAGGAAACCGTCTTTGAGGGATACGAAGAAGACCTTTTAGGTTACTACATACATAATGGACGTTCTTATCCACAGGATTTCGATGTCATTATTTTGGGAAGCAATATTTGGGATGAGATAATTAATAAACCAGAATACAAGGCAAAGAAAGAAGCTGATAGAAACAGTTATATGTGGGATAAGCTCATTGAAAATATAAGCGAGGATGTTCTGAACAATAATTTAGAATTTGGCCCTGATTTAAATCAATCAGAACTTGCACTTCGTGCAATGGCAAGAGAAACTCTATTTGTACGCCGAATATTAGGAAAGTCCTTTAGTGATTTCATGGATTTAGCTGCTCAACGTATAATCGAGTCAAGAACCTTAATATCACCGGAATCGAATATAGCTTATGTATTTTTGGCAAAGCCGCACGGAGAAGACCGACAATACCGTGTCAGTGAGTTAGGGGGAAGATGCTTTGTAGTGCGAGGGTTGCAACAGAATTGTAAAACTATCATTGGTATTGCGACTGAACAGTATCAACCTGGTAAGGGGTTTTCCTTCGATATAATTTATCTGCATAAACAAACCTGGACAGCCGAAGATCAGAAACAGTTAGAGTATGCCCAAAGAGAATTTGGATGGTTTGCAAGTCCACAACAAAAATCAGTTCATGAGCAGGAATATCCAACTAATTAA